In Pontibacillus yanchengensis, one DNA window encodes the following:
- a CDS encoding ABC transporter permease subunit has protein sequence MDLFFNLAINGLATGMLIFLLAAGLTIIFGLMDVLNFAHGGLFAWGAYSGVWMYDISGSFLVAILGAIVTGLLLGALTEWLIIKPVYGNHVQQILITLGFMLVLSEMLKVVFGPNQKSAAPPAYLDGSWQLGDVIFIKYRIFIILVGALVYGITYFILKRTRIGLIVRAGVMNKEMVQSLGINIRLVFMLVFMVGSAMAALGGVLLAPYSGVIYAEMGMEFAILAFIVVVIGGMGSFTGSLLAAILVGMAQAFMAYYVSELSLAVNMLLMFAVLIFRPQGLFGGKGEAA, from the coding sequence GTGGACTTATTTTTTAATTTGGCTATAAATGGCTTAGCTACAGGTATGCTGATTTTCTTATTGGCTGCTGGGCTTACCATTATCTTTGGGTTGATGGATGTATTGAATTTTGCCCATGGAGGACTATTTGCATGGGGAGCCTATAGCGGGGTATGGATGTATGATATCTCAGGTAGTTTTTTGGTTGCCATACTTGGTGCGATTGTGACGGGTTTGTTATTAGGTGCACTAACAGAATGGTTAATCATCAAACCAGTGTATGGCAACCACGTCCAGCAGATATTGATTACATTAGGCTTTATGCTCGTGTTGTCAGAAATGCTGAAGGTCGTTTTTGGTCCCAATCAAAAATCAGCTGCACCACCTGCCTACCTTGATGGTAGTTGGCAACTCGGAGATGTCATTTTTATAAAGTATCGTATCTTTATTATTTTGGTCGGAGCATTAGTTTATGGCATAACTTACTTTATCTTAAAGCGAACACGCATTGGTCTGATTGTACGTGCAGGTGTGATGAACAAAGAAATGGTTCAATCGCTTGGAATCAATATTCGCCTTGTTTTCATGCTTGTCTTTATGGTTGGGTCTGCTATGGCGGCACTTGGAGGAGTCTTATTAGCTCCATATTCCGGTGTGATTTATGCAGAAATGGGCATGGAATTTGCCATACTTGCTTTTATCGTTGTTGTTATAGGCGGAATGGGAAGTTTTACAGGTTCTTTATTAGCAGCTATTTTAGTCGGAATGGCTCAAGCTTTTATGGCGTATTACGTTTCTGAGCTCTCTTTAGCTGTAAATATGCTTCTCATGTTTGCTGTTCTCATTTTCCGACCGCAAGGGTTGTTTGGTGGAAAGGGTGAGGCCGCATGA
- a CDS encoding ABC transporter ATP-binding protein, producing MKALLELHDIQTYIDQYHILHDISFEVPKGEVTVLLGRNGAGKTTTLRTIMGLNPASKGSVNYNSEDITKLSPYKIAQKGIGYVPEDQGIFEGLSVGENMRVAMKKENQSTHERMEWVLDLFPDLKTFWKKPGGQLSGGQKQMLAIARAYMNENDLLLIDEPSKGLAPIVVEKVMESIQQMKERTTIVLVEQNFLMASRIGDRFYILDDGQTVHQGAMEELQENETLRKKYLGIA from the coding sequence ATGAAAGCTCTGCTTGAGTTACATGACATTCAAACCTACATTGATCAATACCACATTTTACACGATATTTCTTTTGAAGTTCCTAAGGGTGAGGTGACGGTTTTATTAGGAAGGAACGGAGCTGGTAAAACCACCACATTACGAACCATAATGGGATTAAATCCAGCATCAAAAGGAAGTGTTAATTATAACTCAGAGGATATCACAAAGCTTTCTCCTTACAAAATTGCCCAAAAAGGGATTGGTTATGTTCCAGAAGACCAGGGGATTTTTGAAGGACTCTCTGTAGGAGAGAATATGCGAGTAGCTATGAAAAAAGAAAATCAATCAACCCATGAACGAATGGAATGGGTGCTTGATCTCTTTCCGGATTTAAAAACGTTCTGGAAGAAGCCGGGAGGCCAACTTAGTGGTGGGCAAAAGCAAATGCTTGCCATAGCCAGGGCCTATATGAATGAGAATGATTTATTACTGATAGATGAGCCAAGTAAGGGGTTGGCACCAATTGTTGTTGAGAAAGTTATGGAGTCCATTCAACAGATGAAGGAGCGAACAACGATTGTGTTGGTGGAACAAAATTTTCTGATGGCCAGTCGAATCGGCGATCGATTTTATATATTGGATGATGGTCAAACGGTTCATCAGGGGGCAATGGAAGAGCTCCAAGAGAATGAAACCTTACGAAAGAAATACCTGGGTATTGCGTAA
- a CDS encoding ABC transporter ATP-binding protein: MESVIKTQDLTIAFGGHVAVDGITVDIPEKQFTSVIGPNGAGKTTFFNLLSGQLSPKKGSITFNGEDITKLSPTKRTRKGIGRSFQITNVFPNLTVLENVRLAVQSKNKVRFQMLRHFSAYKQFENRAMELLDQVLLADKAHSLANHLAHGEKRKLEIAMLLALETQVLLLDEPTAGMSLEEVPAILDVIRRIKEQGDTTIVLIEHKMDMILDLSDQVLVLFHGQLLAHGSPEEIMNNETVQSAYLGGLYDESSA; this comes from the coding sequence ATGGAATCAGTTATTAAAACACAAGATTTAACCATTGCCTTTGGAGGGCATGTGGCTGTAGATGGAATCACAGTTGATATTCCAGAAAAACAGTTTACATCTGTAATTGGACCGAATGGGGCAGGGAAAACAACTTTCTTCAATCTGTTAAGTGGCCAATTATCGCCAAAAAAGGGTTCTATTACGTTTAATGGAGAGGATATTACCAAGCTTTCACCAACCAAACGAACAAGAAAGGGGATAGGGAGATCGTTTCAAATCACCAACGTCTTTCCTAATTTAACCGTTCTTGAAAATGTCCGTCTTGCTGTTCAATCGAAGAACAAAGTTCGCTTTCAAATGCTACGTCATTTTTCGGCTTATAAACAATTTGAGAATCGGGCAATGGAATTGTTGGACCAAGTTCTATTAGCAGATAAAGCTCATTCTCTTGCCAATCATCTAGCTCACGGCGAAAAGCGAAAGCTAGAAATCGCCATGCTACTTGCTTTAGAAACACAGGTGCTGCTATTAGATGAGCCCACAGCTGGCATGTCATTAGAGGAAGTACCTGCAATCTTAGATGTCATTCGCCGGATTAAAGAGCAAGGCGATACGACGATCGTTCTAATTGAACATAAAATGGATATGATTTTAGACCTTTCCGATCAAGTTCTCGTCCTTTTCCACGGTCAATTGCTTGCACATGGATCACCTGAAGAGATTATGAATAATGAAACGGTTCAGTCCGCTTATTTAGGAGGGTTGTATGATGAAAGCTCTGCTTGA
- a CDS encoding substrate-binding domain-containing protein, translating to MPWKRVWSSLVMMLLLIVFAVGCSSDDTASSEDGGSGEDAGGSSEPVKIGVLASLSGALETYGVQTKRGFELGLEYATDGTMEVAGRKIEVVFEDTETDPKVARQKAIGLLEDEGVDVLVGSSSSGDTKAVLPIAKQHEKVMVVEPAVADSITGADWNKYIFRTARNSSQDAVAGAAAIADEGVEIATLAPDSAFGRDGVGAFAKAAKDLGADIVHQEFADATATDFTANIQKIIEADPDYLFVIWAGANTPWNQISDLKLQEKGIQVSTGAPDIAALKTMKPLIGMEGFTVYYHELPDNEVNDWLVKRHEEEYGEVPDLFTPGGMSAAISIVEALKETEGDATADSLIPTMEGMSFDTPKGTMTFRDEDHQALQTLYKITLEEKEGYDYPVPVLERKLSPEETAPPIQNGQ from the coding sequence ATGCCTTGGAAACGTGTGTGGAGTAGTTTGGTAATGATGTTGCTACTTATCGTATTTGCGGTTGGGTGTTCGTCAGATGATACTGCTTCGTCTGAAGATGGAGGCTCTGGTGAAGATGCTGGTGGTAGTAGTGAGCCGGTTAAGATCGGTGTTCTTGCTTCTTTATCAGGAGCGCTGGAAACGTACGGCGTTCAGACAAAGCGTGGTTTTGAGCTAGGGCTTGAATATGCGACAGATGGCACGATGGAAGTGGCTGGTCGCAAGATCGAAGTAGTGTTTGAGGATACAGAAACAGATCCGAAAGTAGCTAGACAAAAAGCTATTGGGCTATTGGAAGATGAAGGGGTCGATGTACTGGTTGGCTCGTCTAGTTCTGGTGACACCAAAGCGGTTCTTCCGATAGCGAAGCAACATGAAAAAGTAATGGTCGTAGAGCCGGCTGTAGCCGATAGTATTACAGGTGCAGATTGGAATAAGTACATTTTCCGTACAGCTCGTAACTCTTCTCAGGATGCGGTAGCAGGAGCAGCAGCTATTGCAGACGAAGGTGTGGAAATTGCCACATTAGCTCCTGATTCAGCTTTTGGACGTGATGGGGTGGGAGCGTTTGCTAAAGCCGCTAAAGACTTAGGTGCTGATATCGTTCATCAAGAATTCGCAGATGCGACAGCAACTGACTTTACGGCCAACATTCAAAAAATCATCGAAGCGGATCCAGATTACCTATTTGTCATTTGGGCTGGAGCTAATACTCCGTGGAATCAAATCTCAGATTTGAAACTTCAAGAAAAAGGCATTCAAGTATCTACAGGTGCACCAGATATTGCTGCTCTTAAAACGATGAAACCACTTATTGGGATGGAAGGGTTTACGGTTTACTATCATGAGCTTCCAGATAATGAGGTCAATGATTGGCTCGTGAAGCGACATGAAGAAGAATATGGGGAAGTTCCTGATTTATTCACACCAGGTGGAATGAGCGCAGCTATCTCCATTGTGGAAGCATTGAAAGAAACCGAGGGAGATGCTACTGCTGACTCGTTAATTCCTACGATGGAAGGCATGAGTTTTGATACACCTAAAGGAACGATGACGTTCCGTGATGAGGACCACCAAGCACTTCAAACGCTATACAAGATTACATTAGAAGAAAAAGAAGGTTATGATTATCCAGTTCCAGTACTAGAAAGAAAATTATCACCAGAGGAAACAGCTCCTCCAATTCAAAACGGACAATAG